The DNA window CCGCATCAAACATGATGTTGGCGGGCTTGATGTCACGGTGCACTACGTTTTGCTGGTGCGCATAGTCCAGCGCCTCGGCCACGCGCGCCACGATGGAAACCACTTGCGGCACAGGCAAAAGTTGCCCCGGCTTCGTGGCGCCGACCAGATCCTGGCCTTTGAGCAGTTCCATGGCGATCCAGGCCAGGCCCTGCTCGTCTCCCGCATCGTAGATGGTGACAATATTCTGGTGCTGCAGCCGCCCGGCAGACTCGGCTTCACGGAAAAAGCGTGCACGCGCATCCACCAGCGCAGTGCCGTCGAACTCCTGGTCCAGCGCAAGGGTTTTGATGGCCACCACACGGCCAATTTTGGGGTCGCGCCCTTGGTAGACCACGCCCATGGCACCGCGCCCCAGTTCTTTCTCGACCTGGTAGCGACCCAGCAATGAGGGCAGGGCGCCTGCGGGCGCTTCCATGGCATTGGCGGTTTCGGCATTGGCCGCTATCTCGGCCAAGTGGCGGGCGCGTTTGCGGCCCTTGCGGGCTTGCGCATGGTTACGGTCCTGCCGCAGGATGTGCTCGTACACCGCACGCGCCTTGACGTATTGGTGCTTTTGCTCGAAGTCCTGTGCAAGGTTCACCAGATTGGCCTGCAGCTCAGGACCCGGCGGTACGCGCCGCAGGCGTTCAAACGCCATGTCCAGTTGCCCCTGGCCCTGCAAGGCCAGGCCCATCATGCGGTTCGGCTCCTGGCCATCCTGGTGCGTATCCCCTGACGCAGCCCGCACTGGCAACCGGCTACGCGCCATGTGCGCCGCCAGCCCAACCAGCAACGCCAAGGCAGGCAACACCAGATGCAGCCATTGCCCCCGCTGCTGCAACCATACCCATTCCAGCGCCAGCAAGGCTGCCGCCAGGGCCAGCGAAACCGCAACACCCTGCAGCAAGCCCCAGCGCGGCAAACCCAGCGCCACCCAAAGCAATGCCGCAACCACACTCGTCCACAAGAGCGCGGCGCCCCAGGTGGGCTCGGTGTAAACATGCCCCTGCCGAATGCTGGACACCTGGTGCGCCAGCAACTCCACGGGCGTAAGCTGGGCTCCACCCGGGACGGTCAGCAAGGGTTGGATGCGAGGCGCTGTAGGACCGACCAGAACAATCTTGCCCTGCCACTGGGCCGGTGGCAGCGGCGCATTCAACACGGTGTGCACCGACAGCACAGGAAACGGCGGCTTGTCTTGCGTGCCAGGATAGATGTGCGGGCGCATGAGGGCTGCGCCGCTGAGGGACACCCCCAAGCCACCCATGCGCAGGGCATGGCCTTCCTGCACTTCGATCTGCGCAGCCCCGAGATGCAGACTGTGCATGGCGGTCAGCAAAGCCAGCGAAGGCACTGCCGCACCATCAAGGCCCCACAACAAGGGCGCCTCGCGGACCACGTGATCCGCACTCTGGGCTGCTATGGCCATGAACCCGATACCCGCTGCCGCCTGCCCGAACATCGCTAGCGGTTGGGCGCCTGCACGGGCTGGCGGGGCCATTCGGCGCCCTGGATCAGGCAGGGCACTGCGGTGCACGTAGGGCGGCAAGGTTCCACCCGCCGCTTGCGCGTCGGGCGCCGCCACCAGGTCGGTCGGCAGCAAGACATTGCCTGCACGACCCATACTGGCCGCCAGACGTGCATCGGCGTCCAACGCGGCTTCGGCTTCCGCCACCGTGCGGCTCAACTGCTCTTTCAAAGCGGTCGCCTCTGGCGGTGCAGATTGCAGCGTGCTGCGAATTTTGTGCAAATACGGCAGTGCAAGATCGGGTTGCGCAGTATCCAACGGCATTGCCAGCACGATGGTTTTCGCACCCGCGGCTGCCAAGCGATCGATCAATTGCGCGTACACCGCACGCGACCACGGCCACGCACCAATACGCTCCAGGCTGGGCTCGTCGATGGCAACCACCACGATCTCATCAAGCGGCACCTGTGCCGCGCGGGATGTGGCGGCATCGTAGAGGCGGCGATCCAGGCTTTGCACTGCGTCGGTACCGAAATACAGGGCCACCATGGCCAGTGCCAGCACCAGGGCTAACACCCCATGCCACCCTGCTCCGTCCTGACCCTTCGTGAAACGCCCCACTTGTGCCTGTGCCTCTGTTGATAGATGAATCCATTGCAAGCAAGAATTGCGCCGGGCCCCTGGTTGGCCGCTGGAACCCATTTGCATCGCTGCGCGGGTTATTGCGCTCCCATCAAGACACAAAATGCCATTTTTGTCACTCAAGACAAAAAACGCCAGTGGCCGAAACCACTGGCGTTTTTAACGGGTGAGGCGCATTGCGCCCAGGCTCACTTGAGTTGTGCCTTGAGCAGCTTGCCCAGTTCAGACGGGTTGCGCGTGATGATGAAGCCCGACTCTTCCATGATGGCGAGCTTGGCATCGGCGGTGTCGGCGCCGCCGGAGATCAGTGCACCGGCATGGCCCATGCGCTTGCCGGGAGGGGCGGTCACACCAGCGATGAAGCCAACGATAGGCTTCTTCATGTTGGCCTTGCACCAGAGGGCGGCCTCGGCTTCGTCGGGGCCGCCGATTTCGCCAATCATGATGACAGCGTCGGTATCAGGATCGTCGTTGAAGGCGCGCATCACGTCGATGTGCTTGAGGCCATTGATGGGGTCACCACCAATGCCCACGGCGGTGGACTGGCCCAGACCCACTTCGGTCAGCATGGCCACGGCTTCGTACGTCAGCGTGCCCGAACGCGAGACCACGCCGATGCGGCCCTTGCGGTGGATGTGGCCGGGCATGATGCCGATCTTGATTTCGTCGGGCGTGATGATGCCGGGGCAGTTGGGGCCCAGCAGCAGCGTCTTCTTGCCACCGGCGGCTTCCTTGGCCTTCATCTTGTTGCGCACTTCGAGCATGTCGCGCACTGGAATGCCTTCGGTGATGCAAATCGCCATATCCAGATCGGCTTCGACAGCCTCCCAGATGGCGGCGGCGGCGCCTGCTGGCGGCACATAGATCACCGACACGGTGGCGCCGGTCTGCTTCGCGGCTTCCTTGACGGAGGCGTAGATCGGGATGTTGAAGATTGACTCACCGGCCTTCTTGGGGTTCACGCCCGCCACGAAGCAGTTCTTGCCGTTCGCGTATTCCTGGCACTTTTCGGTATGGAACTGGCCCGTCTTGCCCGTGATGCCCTGGGTGATGACCTTGGTGTCTTTGTTGATGTAAATCGACATGTGCGTGTCCTAGCGTTCTGGTCGGGTCATTACTTGACGGCAGCGACGATCTTCGTCGCGGCTTCGGCCATGGTGTCGGCCGCGATGATGGGCAAGCCGGACTCGGCCAGCAGCTTCTTGCCCAGCTCTTCGTTGGTGCCCTTCATGCGCACGACCAGCGGCACGGACAGGTTCACGGCCTTGCAGGCGGTGATCACGCCGGTGGCGATGGTGTCGCACTTCATGATGCCGCCGAAGATGTTGACCAGGATGCCCTTGACGTTCTTGTTCGCCAGCATGATCTTGAAGGCCTCGGTCACCTTCTCGGCCGTGGCGCCACCGCCGACATCCAGGAAGTTGGCTGGCTCGCCGCCGAAGAGCTTGATGGTGTCCATGGTCGCCATGGCCAGGCCTGCGCCGTTCACCAGGCAGCCGATGTTGCCGTCCAGACTGATGTAGGCCAGGTCGAACTTGGAGGCTTCGACTTCGGCGGGATCTTCTTCGTCCAGATCGCGGAAGGCCACGATTTCTGGGTGGCGGAACAGCGCGTTGGGGTCAAAGTTGAACTTGGCGTCCAGCGCCATCAGGTTGCCCTTGGAGTCGCAGTTCAGTGGGTTGATTTCCACCAGCGATGCGTCGGTCTCCATGTAGCACTTGTAGATCTTGGCGAAGATGTCTACCGCCTGGTCGATGGAAGCGCCGGTCAACCCGATGGCTGCCGCCACCTTCTTGCTCTGCTCGGCGGTGATGCC is part of the Simplicispira sp. 125 genome and encodes:
- a CDS encoding serine/threonine-protein kinase — encoded protein: MLALVLALAMVALYFGTDAVQSLDRRLYDAATSRAAQVPLDEIVVVAIDEPSLERIGAWPWSRAVYAQLIDRLAAAGAKTIVLAMPLDTAQPDLALPYLHKIRSTLQSAPPEATALKEQLSRTVAEAEAALDADARLAASMGRAGNVLLPTDLVAAPDAQAAGGTLPPYVHRSALPDPGRRMAPPARAGAQPLAMFGQAAAGIGFMAIAAQSADHVVREAPLLWGLDGAAVPSLALLTAMHSLHLGAAQIEVQEGHALRMGGLGVSLSGAALMRPHIYPGTQDKPPFPVLSVHTVLNAPLPPAQWQGKIVLVGPTAPRIQPLLTVPGGAQLTPVELLAHQVSSIRQGHVYTEPTWGAALLWTSVVAALLWVALGLPRWGLLQGVAVSLALAAALLALEWVWLQQRGQWLHLVLPALALLVGLAAHMARSRLPVRAASGDTHQDGQEPNRMMGLALQGQGQLDMAFERLRRVPPGPELQANLVNLAQDFEQKHQYVKARAVYEHILRQDRNHAQARKGRKRARHLAEIAANAETANAMEAPAGALPSLLGRYQVEKELGRGAMGVVYQGRDPKIGRVVAIKTLALDQEFDGTALVDARARFFREAESAGRLQHQNIVTIYDAGDEQGLAWIAMELLKGQDLVGATKPGQLLPVPQVVSIVARVAEALDYAHQQNVVHRDIKPANIMFDAAANAVKVSDFGIARITDSSKTRTGLVLGTPSFMAPEQLAGNKVDGRCDLYALGVTLFQLLTGSLPLRGDSMSALMHNIAHQPAPDMRTLRPDLPTDLANVVALALRKDPRERYQTGRQFAVDLRNVENALLQAANTAPAQQPLVYDARSNQQEHNMAAFQETVLDIPAARAPVSASEPGVQ
- the sucD gene encoding succinate--CoA ligase subunit alpha; the protein is MSIYINKDTKVITQGITGKTGQFHTEKCQEYANGKNCFVAGVNPKKAGESIFNIPIYASVKEAAKQTGATVSVIYVPPAGAAAAIWEAVEADLDMAICITEGIPVRDMLEVRNKMKAKEAAGGKKTLLLGPNCPGIITPDEIKIGIMPGHIHRKGRIGVVSRSGTLTYEAVAMLTEVGLGQSTAVGIGGDPINGLKHIDVMRAFNDDPDTDAVIMIGEIGGPDEAEAALWCKANMKKPIVGFIAGVTAPPGKRMGHAGALISGGADTADAKLAIMEESGFIITRNPSELGKLLKAQLK
- the sucC gene encoding ADP-forming succinate--CoA ligase subunit beta, producing MKIHEYQGKEILRNFGVPVPRGIPAFTVQEAVEAAQKLGGPVWVVKAQIHAGGRGKGGGVKVAKTIDDVKRIAGEILGMQLKTHQTGPEGQKVRRLYIEDGADIKNELYVSLVTDRATQKVALIASSEGGMDIEEVAHSTPEKIITEMIDPLTGITAEQSKKVAAAIGLTGASIDQAVDIFAKIYKCYMETDASLVEINPLNCDSKGNLMALDAKFNFDPNALFRHPEIVAFRDLDEEDPAEVEASKFDLAYISLDGNIGCLVNGAGLAMATMDTIKLFGGEPANFLDVGGGATAEKVTEAFKIMLANKNVKGILVNIFGGIMKCDTIATGVITACKAVNLSVPLVVRMKGTNEELGKKLLAESGLPIIAADTMAEAATKIVAAVK